The genome window AATGCAGAGAGGGAGACCCAAATAAAGAGtcttttcctgcctctctcACCACCCCCATTAGCTTCCTctgagcaggacctgggggaagGGATGCCTACTATACCTCTGACAAGCAGGGAGAATGCAGGTCAtgatttctcctcctttccctgctgatgGCAGAGCTCCCCCCATCAGAGCTCAGCTCCCATCTTCCTCCAAGACATAGACCCACTAAAGTACCACCAACATGTACAGTCCATATGCTCTTAATTCCCAATGGGGAAGACTTCTACAGAAGGCAGAAAACCCAACTTCCGTTTCACAGAAGAGGAGCCTGAGGCTGAGAGGCTGAGAACAGTGCCAAAATCCTGCTACTACTTAGCAAACCTTTGAGCAATAAGGTGCTGGTGCCTGGGCACTCCAGTAGGAGCCATCTGAGCCCAGCAAGAGGCCAGGCTCCATTTTGACATCTCCTCTGCAGACATCTTGTCATCCCTTTAGCCAGGCCCTACTTAACCCCAACAAGTCTTGTCTCGCCTTCACCAGCAGAGAcacctcccttctcctccaaaGGGCCCTGAATAAGTGCTTGTGCTTGGCCAAGTGGTTCCCCAGCAGAGCCACTGAGTCTCGCCTAAAGGCCATGTCACTGAGGGTCACTGATGGCACTGGTGAATCCGCACCCACCAGCGGGTTGCCCCTCATAGGCACTTATAGGGTCTTCTGCCCTGTGACCAGCAAGGATGGATGAAGCAAAATGCCAGAGGGATGTGGTGTTCTATGTGTGGGCAGAAATTCTCCCTGGTGCCATCAAAGAGCACCTCCTTGCATTTATCCATTGCCACCCCCTCACCTTCGTCTGACGCACTGCCACTGATATGAAGCTTGTCCCAAACCTGTGACACTTGTCTTTACTCTGTAACAAATGCCAACCTGGCCCACGTGGCCTTCAGGGAGGCTGTTATCCTGCTAACACCCAACACAATGCTACCGACAGGTCCTGGAATGACcacccccccaccaccaccccagTCCTGACTGGCACTACTACACCAGAGACACTGGTGGGGACTTCTATCCAATATGGGATGAGACGACCCTATGTGATACCCGaggggtcacacacacagagaggtCAAAGCCCTTTCCTTTGTGCCCCACCAGGCTCCCCTAACCAGGTTAGCCAGCAACCTGggcttcccccttcccccaaaCCCATTGAAGCGGGCGCCCGGGAGAGGGAGGCAGCAAATGCCGGCAGACGGGAAATGGCACTGGGGaagtggggaggaggaggggagcgGCAGAGAAGTTCCTGAAGTTTTCTGTCCTGGATAGTTGGaataaatctcattttctctgGTCTTCTTGCCGAGTCGAGGATTGGCTCGGCAGTGCTGCAGCCCGCCCTCCTCCTTCCCACGTCCCCTCCCCGCCAGCTTCGCTCCCTCTCTCCCGTGGCATCAGGGCGTCAGCCTGGGAGAGCCAGCCTTGAGGGGACAGCcgtgggaaaagggaggggggacaTGCCTCCCGTTTCCCCCCACCTCCATTCCAGGACGCAGCACCAGTAGCCCTCGGAGCAAGTTACAGGGGCCCACGGGGAGTGTCTCGCAACTTTTCGTCCGGAGGACGGGGAAAAATAACTCTGGTTCGAAAGAGGTAAATCCTGAAAATTTTGATTCATCAGTCTgtagagctggggagggggaggtgttgggagcagaaggaaaagggtgGAGAGGGTGGTTGGAGAGGGGAGaagcggggcggggggagggtGGCAAGGGGATAGAGAGGGGGAGGATGGCAAAAAAGAAAGGGACAAGAAAGCAGGAATGCAACAGGAAATGGGGAGTGAGGAGAGGGGACGCGGGCCAGGGGAAagaggcaggaaagaaagggagTGAGAAGAGGGTCCCACAGATGGGGGAAGGCAGTGGGACACTGGCTTCCCAAACTCTGCTCTGGATATCCCTCAAAACCCTGCAGGCTCGTGGCGCCTTGATTTCGGAGGCATggaggaagaaagggagcaCTTTATCGTAAGAGGGCAGGAAAGGGATGATTGGAAACTGCCCACCTTCATAGTCTTGACCTCCCTCTAAGTCCCAGCACGTCTACTTGGAAAAATATCCTTGTTATACTGAGAGATATCACTATGGATATATATAGcaaccagcagcacaggagttGGATTTAGGCGTCTGCCTACTGCCCGGCACAGCTCCAGAGAAGCTGGAAGAGGCCCAGCTCAGCCAGCTAagcccctttcccccttccccaaaagcctgtccctgctggctTTCCCCATCCCAGAGCAGTCACTCAACCTCTGCCTCCCTTCCTTTGGGGAAAGAGAGGTTTTTTGGCACTTGGGAAGGCTGGGAAAGCCTTCCTGGCCATCCACAACAATTTCCACCCGCTCTTCCCACTGTTGAGACCACCCCAAATTACTCACCCTCTTTTGGAGTATGTCCCCTTTGGGAGAGGGGGGTgtaaggagaggaggaggagggaagcgGCTGctttcagcagctccagccaaCTAGACATCTGGAttattttccccccctttctggTTTCCGCTCTTCCCAGCAAGCAGAACAGCTCAGGCCATTCCCAGCTAGTGGAAAACCAGTGGTAACCAGCTGAACTCAGGGTGGAAATGGGGGAGGCCAGGCTGGAAGtaggaggaggaggtgctgggcGTGGGTCTTTGAGGGCAGGGGGCTTCCCAGAGGAGGCGAGGAGGGAGCCAGAGAGAGGatgccagggaaggggaggtCGTGATGGGCTGTGGGCTTTCTGCTGAGAATTGGCGAACACAGAGGGCTGCCAGATGGAAGCAGTGGCACCTGGACAGACAGATGGCCAGGCAGAGTGGTTCCCTTGCCCAGTGGAGGAAAGGACAGCACACAGGTCACCCTTTGCCCGCAGAATCACGAGTTTCCCTGGCACGGAGGAGTCTGGTTGGGTGAAGGACAGAGCTCAAAGGGGCACAGTCCTCAAGGAGTCATACCAGgggcagagaaaaggaggaaaaagaggagattggaaggagaaaaaacccaacaggcCTGCCAGAAACCTGCCATCCAGGTAGGGTTGGGCACCAGCTGcctcgctccctccctcccttcctccctccctcccctcccagtgcctgtTGCCTGCCAGCAGGCAGGTAGAGCCAGGGGCCAGGTACTAGCTTGCTTCCCTGTGGTGACCAAGGGACAAGGAAGGAGAAACTCTTTCCTCCACCAAGCTCCCCACTCAATAGTTGTCCAGACAGGGAGCAAGCTCTCCTCCcacatccctccttcccttgcCACCCCATCCCAAGTTGTGATGTGCCCCGCAAGGGTCTGCAGGGCACCTCTGCTGAACAGGGGACCTGGGGTGGAGTAGGGGAGTTCACCCCTCAGAGCCCTGGccagtgcagcacaggctgAAGGGCAGAGTCCCCACTTTGTGTTTTTCAGGGGCTCCAATgtgcagagggaaaggaaaacttgAGGGCTGTAGCTCACCTAATCCCCTCTTCCAGGGTCATGTGCCTTCCTGGGAGACCCTGGGGACAGCTCAAAAATGGGATTGCATCTCTCTCCCTGTGGTCCCAAGACCCCCATTGTGCTGCAGGGACCACCCTAGTAGTTTCCTTGCACTCCAGGAGAGCCCTGACCCAGTGGCTATGGGTGGGCTTCTGCCAGAGAGAGGAAATAGCTTCCCAGTCGTCCTCCCACCCCAAATCTACCATCTGCCATGTCCCAGCTGTGAGACAGCATTGCATggcctctgtgagcaggatgaaGACTTGAGCTGCATGAGCCAGGGAGCTGGGGGCCAGCAGGAATCCAACCTGCCCTGCGTGCCACTGGCCGCTGCCACCCCGGGAGGCAGCCAAtggtgctgggcactgctgagggaggtttgttttcccttccccagACATTAACCCCTGGCAGATAAGCGGGGCCCCAGGTGAGCAAACAAGGCCAGGGCAAAGCAAAATCACGTGTAGCCAGCCAGGAAAACTACTTCATGTCCAGGACTCCCCTTCACCAGAGCCTTTGccaccctggcagtgcctggaTACTCTGAAGTGACACGGGGACAGGTGGGAGAGGCAGGCAACATGACAGGGGGAGACAGACAAAGCCATGCAGCAATGGGGGTCCCAGCATATGAAGATCAAGGGATGTGAGGCTTCTGCATCACCCTTTGTCATGCTGTCCTCCAAACTAGCCCTGATGGAGGGACCCAGCTCCATCCTGTTCCCCTGGCCCCAGAACTGACCCCAGGGAGGGACATGTCCCCAGGTGGCTACCCAGAGCACTGATACTCAGAGATGCTCCGTATCCAAATCCTCTCTTTTCCCCAACCCACTCTCTTCTAACTGCCCACATGCCAATGGGGAATCTGCCCATCTGAGTGTCCTTCTCACTGACTGGGGAAGTCATCGCCCTGCTATCATgcatccagctgctgcttcccgcCTGCTCCTCCAGGACCCGCCTGAGTGCAGGGTCCCATCCCACCTTCTCCTCCAACCTTGAGCAATCACCTCCCTTgccatgcctcagtttcccctccctgcaaagcagctgctttctCCACACTGCCAGCTCCCTGCTTCTCCAGCATGTCTGCCCAGTACCTGGGGACCCAGCCAGTGAAGGACAAACAAAGCAATTTACAAATATTGCATTTTTGCGTCCCACCACTCCTTCTCCCTGAGAAGCACACAGTCCCCAGGCCTCACCCTCTCCTCAAGGGTTCATCTGAATAgcaaaaaggagggagaggtttCTCGCctcaggagctggggcagccgGGCAGGGCACTGCTCTGGGAGGttctgcctgggagggaaatcctcagcctgtgTTGTGGCATGGGTCTGGCCAAGCTGCTTTGCAGatgggggaaactgaggcacactGAGGGAGGTCAGAGAGGTGAGGGACAGCATGTGTGATTTGGAGGAAAGCCTTATTCTTCCTTCCCAAGAGGAAGGCCAGGCAAGGGGGACAGCCAGTAGCAACCTCCCCATTGTCTTATACATTGCCTTTAATCTCTCCAGACAGTTCAGGGGGTTCAGTCAATATGGCTGGGAAAATCCTCTCCAAGGCTTTAACTGTTCCTCTTACCTTGTTTAGGTGGGAAACAAGGGGACCAACTCACTTGCCCTGCCAGTCCACTCCAAGCTCCCATTGTCACCTGCTGCTTCATCTGTGACTGGCTTCCACTCTCCCAGCAGTGGCAGAAGACAGAGGATTAACCCCTAAAGCCCACGGCCAGACACAGcttccagcagcctctgcagaACCGGGGTTGACCCAGACACCCCCTGGGGACACCTCAGTGCCACCACTGTCCTCACCACTGAGGAAGTACCCCCTGAGAGTGATTTCATGAGTGCAACATAGTGCAGAAAAGCAGGAAACCTGCTGGAAGCCAAAGTGACATGAGCTGTTACCCCAAGAGAATCTGTGCAGAAGCAATGGGAAGCTCAGGGATGTGACAGATCACCTCAGTGCTGGAAGCCTGTTGAGGGCTGATTTTTGGGGCTTTTCCAGAGGCAAGGGTGAGGTGAAGGGTGCAACATGAGCCTGGGGAAGCTGCCAGTGCTCAGCTGGGTGTCAGGCTCCCATGGCAAGCGGCGGCTGAAGTCGGAGCTGACGCCAGACATGATCAGCCCACCGCTGGGGGACTTCCGGCACACCATGCACGTGGGGCGTGGCGGGGACGTCTTTGGGGACACCTCTTTCCTTAGCAACCACGGTGGGGCTGACACAGCCAAAGCCAACAACTTCTTCACCCGGACGCTGCGGCACGTCCGCCGGACGCCACTGAAGAGACGGGGCAGTGGGGGCCAGGCGGGGGCATCGCCCGCCCCCCCGGCCATCTCACCCATCATCAAAAACGCCATCTCCCTGCCGCAGCTCAACGAGGGGATGTATGACGGTGGCGGTGGACGCGGCTTGACCAGCAAGTTCTCCTTCAAAAGTGCATCCAACAGGTTCTCCAAAACGCACCAGGCCTATGGTGAGTGAAGCGCAGGGCAGAGGCTGGCACCCAGGTACTGTGCATCCTCTGCAGCCCTTCTCCATTGCTCCATACCTCAGTTTCCTCCCCACTGAGGGACTTCAGGCTCTCAGGAGAGATGGAACATTTAAGAGTCCCCAGTCCTGATAATCCCTGTGAGCAGATAACCCTAACCTTGCTCTGAACCATGGTCCTTGCTCCTGCCCTTGGAGGGTCTCCTCCCAGGGTGTCCCCCAAAGTGGGGCATGGATGgtttctctgtttctccccCTATCCCATAGCCCCAcacagctggcagcctgtgtgGAGTAGTTGTAAGGCAGTGCCCTCCATCTAGCCCCAGCCCTACACCTTTACCATAAGCAGCCTCCCTGAAGAAGCTAAGAGGGTGCTGGGACAGTGGAGCAATGCCCACTCCAAGGTTACAAGGTCAAGGAGACTCATGGCATGGCTTCCCCACCTCCACACAGGTGCTCTAGCCGCTTGCTTGGCAGTGCCAACCTCTACATCTCCAtgtgctgctcctcacaggactccATCCACCCTTCTCCAGCCTTCCCACAACCCTCCGTGCCAGCCAGGGTCTCCTTTAGGGAAGGGTTGTGGAAAGGATAGGATGGGACAGCTATGTGCCTCCTCTCCAGCCTCACAGCACTGGGCTGTGGCTCAGGTTTTCCCCAGGGAGGGAGGTCTGGAGCAGAAGGTCTTGGGTCTGGGGGGGTTGATCTGAGGggcctgcagcagccaggggaagTGGCCTGGCTCAGAGGGAAAGGCAAGCTGACACAATGCTGCCATCTCCTGGTCTCACCTGTCTGGCTCAGCCCCCGCTGCCATCTTACCAAGCCCAGAGTGCACCTGGATACCCTGCGCTGTACTCTGAGCTTTGGAAATGTCCACAGAGACACTGGCCTGTCCTTTAGAGGCCAGTGCCACTGACGAGAGCATGACCTGCGCCACTGTGGCAgaagtgtcccctgtccctgcagaagTAAGGTAGGCTTCCTCCCACAAAGCCATCCCCTCCCCTCACCAGCCATCCCTTCTGCTTCACAGGGCTGGAGTCCGGGTTTTGCACCATCCCTCGTGTCCCTCGCTTGGAAAAGCCCCAAGAGAGCACCTTTCCTGGGGAAGATGAGCTGGATCGCTCAGACTCCCTACTGTCCTTCCGCCTGGACCTGGGGCCCTCCCTGATGAGCGAGCTCCTCCAGGTGATGAGCTTCTCTGAAACCAATGGGAATGAGGTGGGGGAGGATGGCCCACACCTCTTGTGTGGTGAGGGGACCAAGGACAGGGTCCCTCCAGCAGTGGGTGCATCCCACGAAGAGGACAAGTCAACATCCAGCTTCTGGGACCACTCCAGGCAGAGCAACCTGTCAGGGGCCAGCTCACTGCCAGGTCTGTCAGTCCATGCCAACGGAGAGGCACATGCCATCGAAGGTGCTGGAGCGGACTCTGTGTGGGCTTcggggccgggggcagcgcCCAGAGGGACCCCGTGGCAGGGGCACTGGAACGACTGCACCATTGAGGCGGGAGAATTTGATCGAGCGACCCAGGTCCTGGCCCGCCATTACGGTGGGACCAGCACCCCACGGAGCTCAGAGAAGGGCGAGGGTCCCCGGCAGGCCCGGACACAGACCCTGTGGGAGAGCCCCAGCAGCATCTTGTGGCGGTCACAAGTGACAAAGGAGAGCCAGTCTCCCGAGGCCAGCTGGAaccaaggagaggaggaggaggagaccaAGCTCTCCAGCCGGCAGGAAAGCTACACTGGTGTCCGAGGTGGGCACAGCAGTTCCTTCGAGTATGCcaatgaggaggaggaagaggatgatgAAGTCAAGGTGTGAATGGCCACCCCTCCCATCACAGGCCCCACCAGAGACACTGGTGCTGGGGTCTTTGCCCTCCTCCCCATGCCCCACCCTCAGGTGCCAATGTCACCGGCAGACACAGTGGGTGACCACCTTGCCAAGCTGGGGACACTGGGTGGGCcggagaggggcaggaggagagccTATCTTGTGGGGGGCTCCCTAGGTCTGGGCCAGGCTGCTGCAAAGGGCCAGTGAGCACTGCAGTGCCAGGCATCACGCCCCTTCTCTGGCCTCACCGCCATTAGACACCAAAGAGACATTCCCATGTgccaaagaaaccccaaactccTTCCTACCCCATCCCATTCTCCCCAGTACCAtctctcccagcccttggcCTGGCCCCACCAGCATGTCTGCGGACATACCCCATCCTCCCACTGAAGCCCCCAACCTCCCCCTGCACTGGCATGGGTGCCCTCCCAGAAATATTCCCACCAATAGCTCTGGCACGTAGGGGATAGGAATCTCCCCAGCTCCAGCTAGTGCAAGACCCTTCAGTACAGCACATCTGTCTGCTAGGGGAGGTCAGCTGGGGACCCAAGGGGCAGGCAAAGACCTAAggttcctcctttcccctttctcccaaAAAGCTGTGTGCTCAGTGTTCGGGAGGGGAGAGCATGCACAGAGATAATTTCAGGAGTCTTTCCACttgcctcctgctgctgggcatCACTCAGGATGGCTTCTTTCCTGACTCCaacccctctcagcagggagggaagaaacTTCTTGGCTGGCTGGAAGCAGAGGCAGGTTGTCAGGTCACCAAATTCTGCAGTTCAGATCCTAAAactcccttccttttcccctgcCTCAGAACAAGGAGACTCCTCCTCTGAAGCCACTCAGTTTGTGCCACCATCCTCATGGTGGTGGCAGGCATTTTGTGTCTCCATCCTTGCCCCTCTGCCCATTCCCCATGCACACACCCCTCTTCCCAGTACACCCCTTCCCAGGGGTTAGTGTGGACGATGGAATGTCCCTCACCAAGTGGCCCTGGGCGACGCAGCCACCCTGGAATGAGCTGCCCCCCACGCTGCCCCGCATGCAAACTGGCCCTCACAGAAGCGCCTTTGTGCCATGGTGTGGAGCCAGCATGCTCAGGGTCTGAGGTCACCAGAGGGACCCTCACAGGACCCCCCTTGTTCTCTGGGACAGGAGGGGGTGTGCAGTGGGGGGAGATGCTGGGCCATGGCTGCAAGACTCTGCTCCCACACAGTTCAGCCACGACCTGGCTGCTTTTGGCAGGGAGCTCTTCAGAGCAGAAGAGCTGTGGTGTGCACACATATTGCTCATGCAAGTGCCACTCACAGTCAGGCCACCGAGGCTACGGGCAAGCCCATGTTCCTCAGCCTCCCTGAGGGGCTGCCTTGCACCAGCCAGCAGCACCAAACTGGGGCAGGCACCAGCTTCAAGAAGTCCCCAGCTCTGGCCACTGATACCCAGCAGGATCAGCCTTATCCCCACTTCCAGGGCAGGGACCCAGGCTCTCAGGACGAGCTCCCCTCCACCCTCTGCTTTCCACACTGTAACACAAGCTCCAGACCAAAGACCCACATCCATGGAATTATCCTTTCTGCCTCCACTCTGTATGCCATGCACTTATTATTGTCCTTATTAAAACAGTTTTGATACTAACTTCTCTGGTGCCTCCTCTTGGCTGCTGTGACCTTATCGTCTTCCTTGCTATGTCTGCTGGTGCCCCAGCCACCAAGTCCTGTCCTCTTTACCCTCAGCAGGATgttccagctcctctgggatCCCTGGATTAATAAACCTGGTACTTTGTGCCGCTCTCTGGGGCACACATAAAGCAACATCCTATCCATCTGGGCCCATGTAGCACACAGGAGGGTGAAAAGCTTCCTGTCCAGCTCTGCAACAATTCATTTGCAGCCTGGAGCAGATCAGTACCATTCCCAAAGCTGGCTCAGGTACACCTGTCCAGCCCATCAGGCATCAGACATCCTCAGCCTGTTCAttcaggcagcagcaagtccCTCCAGCTTGGGCAGCAAGGAAGCggagagcaggggcaggggcaaGGGTACTGCCACCTTCCCAGGCTCTCCATTACATCCTTTTCTACTctgttcccctccctcccagcctaCAATGCCCTGACATTTTCTGTCACACATCAGTTTCACTTTAGACTGGCGAGGTACTTTTCAATTAGAGCAGAAGCATAAAATAATCAGGACTTGCCTGTAGTCCTGTGCAAGGGACACAGACTTGGTGGTGCTGAGCCACATACTTCAGTCCAAACCTCACTGCCTCCCCTGCCTCACTTTCCCTGAGTACGGTTTGCTGTGGAAATGTCAGAGTAATGGGTAACCTGACTGGAATGTGCCAGCAGATAAGTGAGGTGAGGTAAAGAGGAAAGTGGAGGAGACACTCTCTTATCTATAGCAGGAATGCTGGCTGGGGGCacacctgtgctgccctcccCACATCACCTAACTTTTAATTAGGTTGCTCTTTTGTGGTGCAAAATGCCACATCAATCACATCCATGCTTTTCTGCCCATTCTTCTATCCCTCCCTCCCAAAAGCTCAGGTGCAGGAACAAATGGAGCACTGTGAAGAGATTACACAACCATTTCCCAAGCAATCATATAgtgacctcctcctcctcctgaacCCCACCTACAGCCTGCTTTGGTTTATCTACTACTCATTCAACCCCACATCCTCTTTTGACCAGGAAAGCATTTGGCATTATCTGGGAGCTATTTCCATCCAACAAGGACTCTTTTTCTGTTAGTGGGAAAACCTTGGGCTTTGACAATGGCTTACACAGAAGCAGACCCAAAGATCTCAGAGAAGACAAAGCAGATGGAGCAAGCAGTGTTCCACTGGCTTGGTCTTTTATTAGAGCTGGGAAGTGGCATCCATCAGCTCAGCTTGAAGGAGGTGATCTTGAAGCCTCCCATGATGTTCACGTAGTTGATCTTGCGGTAGCTGTGCCGGTTGGAGAAACACACTTCATGCCCATCTGGTAGTTTCACACGGAATTTGTCTGTCAGCATTTCAATGAGGAACTGGGAAAGGGAATTGAGGACAAGGAGGGTATTCAGAGGTCAGCATCT of Pseudopipra pipra isolate bDixPip1 chromosome 5, bDixPip1.hap1, whole genome shotgun sequence contains these proteins:
- the CDC42EP1 gene encoding cdc42 effector protein 1, producing the protein MSLGKLPVLSWVSGSHGKRRLKSELTPDMISPPLGDFRHTMHVGRGGDVFGDTSFLSNHGGADTAKANNFFTRTLRHVRRTPLKRRGSGGQAGASPAPPAISPIIKNAISLPQLNEGMYDGGGGRGLTSKFSFKSASNRFSKTHQAYGLESGFCTIPRVPRLEKPQESTFPGEDELDRSDSLLSFRLDLGPSLMSELLQVMSFSETNGNEVGEDGPHLLCGEGTKDRVPPAVGASHEEDKSTSSFWDHSRQSNLSGASSLPGLSVHANGEAHAIEGAGADSVWASGPGAAPRGTPWQGHWNDCTIEAGEFDRATQVLARHYGGTSTPRSSEKGEGPRQARTQTLWESPSSILWRSQVTKESQSPEASWNQGEEEEETKLSSRQESYTGVRGGHSSSFEYANEEEEEDDEVKV